Proteins found in one Canis lupus baileyi chromosome 26, mCanLup2.hap1, whole genome shotgun sequence genomic segment:
- the LOC140618084 gene encoding large ribosomal subunit protein eL31-like, which produces MTGPGRMAPAKKGGEKKKGRSATNEVVTREYTINIHKHIHGVGFKKHAPQALKEIQKFAMKEMGTPDVLIDTRLNKAVWAKGIRNVPYRIHVRLSRQRNEDEDSPNKLYTLVNYVPVTTFKNLQTINVDEN; this is translated from the exons ATGACAG GGCCCGGCAGAATGGCTCCCGCAAAGAAGGGTGGCGAGAAGAAGAAGGGCCGTTCTGCCACCaacgaggtagtgaccagagaataCACCATCAACATCCACAAACATATCCATGGAGTGGGTTTCAAGAAGCATGCCCCTCAGGCACTCAAAGAGATCCAGAAAtttgccatgaaggagatgggaactccagatgtgctcattgacaccaggctcaacaaagctgtctgggccaaaggaataaggaatgttccataccGTATCCATGTGCGGTTGTCCAGACAACGTAACGAGGATGAAgattcaccaaacaagctctacaCGCTGGTTAACTACGtacctgtcaccactttcaaaaatctacagactattaatgtggatgagaactga